In Colletotrichum lupini chromosome 6, complete sequence, a single window of DNA contains:
- a CDS encoding oxidoreductase, with protein sequence MLQPLKNVVVLGGSYVGLAAVSELAAALPASHRILLVEPHSHFHHLFAFPRFAVLPDHEHKAFIPYTAAFSKSSDPSRHQVIQARAKSLRPNSVILDRGWHGSGEIPFDYLVVTTGTRLPSPGTMPGDDKLSSVDTLRAHQQAVQKASSVILIGGGAVGVQMATDLKEIYPEKEVTLVHSREHLMPLYHTKLDEIIKARFDELGIKLITGSRAVIPPGGLASQTSVKLQDGRELSADLIIPATGQIPNNQFLQDLKQTGDTPLVNPANGFIKVRPTLQFEDPAYPHMFAAGDIADSGAHKAARPGAGQAKVVAQNILAMINGQEPTEHIVVTPPAIHLSLGLKKNFVFRNPDVAAGQTEPAVVPREEGTADMNIEGVWERRGIRVTDPREYHL encoded by the exons ATGCTGCAACCATTGAAGAACGTTGTCGTCCTCGGAGGATCGTATGTCGGTCTT GCCGCTGTGAGCGAGCTTGCCGCTGCTCTGCCAGCATCCCACCGC ATTTTGCTTGTTGAACCGCACAGCCACTTTCATCATCTTTTCGCATTT CCTCGCTTCGCAGTCCTCCCAGACCATGAGCACAAAGCCTTCATTCCATACACAGCAGCTTTCTCAAAGTCATCCGACCCATCGCGGCACCAGGTGATTCAAGCCCGCGCCAAATCTCTCCGCCCCAACTCCGTCATTCTGGATAGAGGATGGCATGGTTCAGGAGAGATTCCATTCGATTATTTGGTTGTCACAACAGGCACCAGATTGCCCAGCCCAGGAACTATGCCCGGTGATGATAAGCTATCGTCGGTCGACACCTTGAGAGCGCATCAGCAGGCGGTTCAGAAGGCATCTTCTGTCATTCTCATCGGAGGCGGCGCGGTGGGCGTTCAGATGGCTACGGATCTTAAGGAAATTTACCCTGAGAAGGAGGTCACTCTTGTGCATTCACGAGAGCACCTCATGCCTCTTTACCACACCAAGTTGGATGAGATTATCAAGGCTCGATTCGATGAGTTGGGAATCAA GTTGATCACCGGCTCCCGTGCTGTGATTCCTCCTGGCGGTCTTGCCTCCCAGACTTCAGTCAAGCTGCAAGATGGTCGTGAACTCTCAGCGGATCTGATCATCCCCGCAACGGGGCAAATACCTAACAACCAGTTCCTTCAGGATCTCAAGCAGACTGGCGACACCCCTCTTGTAAACCCGGCGAACGGCTTCATCAAAGTGCGACCGACACTGCAATTTGAAGACCCAGCATACCCGCACATGTTTGCTGCTGGTGATATTGCCGACTCTGGTGCGCACAAGGCTGCTCGGCCTGGCGCCGGACAAGCGAAGGTAGTCGCTCAGAACATTCTGGCTATGATCAATGGCCAAGAGCCGACAGAGCACATTGTAGTTACTCCACCGGCAATTCATCTATCATTGGGACTG AAAAAGAACTTTGTGTTCAGAAACCCCGATGTTGCAGCAGGACAGACTGAACCAGCAGTCGTGCCGCGAGAAGA GGGAACAGCGGACATGAACATTGAGGGCGTGTGGGAGCGAAGAGGTATTCGTGTCACCGACCCTAGAGAGTACCACCTGTAA